One segment of Mycolicibacterium baixiangningiae DNA contains the following:
- a CDS encoding beta/alpha barrel domain-containing protein, whose translation MTATATLAPWHREFPGLLAGSVYAVSPEARTAAALMMRDAGIDVHVDVMADGEGLPAGVSPAELSDIATALGPSRFDVHLIGSSGFVDDALPDVLSHAPQKVFLPWAAFTEERANAVRDAGGSAWVALWQEWDATGAPAWPTPPDGVLVMLIEPGTRARCRTDRLAIVRALAARLPVIVDGGVMKDIAPLCVTAGVESMVVGRALLSGAADGEGE comes from the coding sequence GTGACCGCCACCGCGACGCTGGCGCCGTGGCACCGGGAGTTCCCCGGTCTGCTCGCCGGTTCGGTGTATGCGGTGTCACCGGAGGCTCGAACCGCGGCCGCCCTGATGATGCGTGACGCCGGGATCGATGTGCACGTCGACGTGATGGCCGACGGCGAAGGCCTGCCCGCAGGCGTCAGCCCCGCCGAACTGTCCGACATCGCCACGGCGCTCGGCCCGTCTCGGTTCGACGTCCACCTGATCGGCTCGTCCGGATTCGTCGACGACGCACTACCGGACGTGCTGTCGCACGCGCCGCAGAAGGTGTTCCTGCCCTGGGCGGCGTTCACCGAGGAGCGCGCGAACGCCGTACGAGACGCCGGCGGCTCGGCCTGGGTTGCGCTGTGGCAGGAGTGGGACGCGACCGGTGCCCCCGCGTGGCCGACACCTCCCGACGGGGTGCTGGTGATGCTCATCGAGCCGGGTACCCGCGCCCGCTGCCGGACCGACCGATTGGCCATCGTGAGAGCACTCGCGGCCCGACTACCGGTGATCGTCGACGGCGGGGTCATGAAAGACATTGCGCCGCTGTGTGTCACGGCAGGCGTCGAATCGATGGTGGTCGGACGCGCGCTGCTGTCCGGCGCCGCAGACGGAGAGGGAGAGTGA
- a CDS encoding sugar-binding transcriptional regulator — protein sequence MGPDELFQRAVIARRYYLEGRTRIQIAEEFGLSRFKVARMLDEALESGMVEIKIHDPGAIDVELSTELQRRYGLEHAYAVACDTANAADRIEAVAKAMAELLQSILRAGDVVGVDCGRTLTHIAAYLSALPECDVVQLTGMVGAITSNGTDLVRRISEISGGRSWPMYVPLVVPDARTAESLSGNQQLQETVARHGDVSCAIISVGAWNPGASQVYQSLTTEEIRALDAAGVCAETCALLLDADGNRVPGLDERRMGIAEGTLRAIPTRIALATGAEKAAATRAVLRSGLVSSLVTDIDVARAVLQ from the coding sequence GTGGGACCGGATGAGCTGTTCCAGCGGGCCGTGATCGCCCGCCGCTATTACCTCGAGGGGCGCACCCGAATCCAGATCGCCGAGGAGTTCGGCCTCTCGCGGTTCAAGGTCGCCAGGATGCTCGACGAGGCCCTTGAATCCGGGATGGTGGAGATCAAGATCCACGATCCCGGCGCGATCGACGTCGAACTGTCCACCGAACTCCAGCGCCGTTACGGACTCGAACACGCCTACGCCGTCGCCTGCGATACCGCCAACGCCGCCGACCGCATCGAGGCCGTGGCCAAGGCGATGGCCGAACTGCTGCAGTCGATCCTGCGGGCCGGGGACGTCGTGGGCGTCGACTGCGGGCGCACGCTGACCCATATCGCCGCCTACCTCAGCGCGCTGCCGGAATGCGATGTGGTGCAACTGACCGGGATGGTTGGGGCGATCACCTCCAACGGCACCGATCTGGTCCGCCGGATCAGCGAGATCAGCGGGGGCCGGTCGTGGCCGATGTACGTGCCACTCGTGGTGCCCGACGCCCGCACCGCCGAAAGCCTCAGCGGCAACCAGCAATTGCAGGAGACCGTCGCCCGACACGGTGACGTCAGCTGCGCGATCATCTCCGTCGGCGCGTGGAACCCGGGCGCCTCGCAGGTGTACCAGTCGCTCACGACCGAGGAGATCCGGGCGTTGGACGCGGCCGGCGTCTGCGCGGAGACCTGCGCGCTGCTGCTCGACGCGGACGGAAACCGCGTGCCCGGGCTCGACGAGCGGCGGATGGGCATCGCCGAGGGGACCCTGCGCGCGATTCCGACCAGGATCGCACTCGCGACAGGAGCCGAGAAGGCCGCGGCCACCCGCGCGGTGCTCCGCTCGGGCCTGGTCTCATCGTTGGTCACCGACATCGACGTGGCCAGAGCAGTACTGCAGTGA
- a CDS encoding FGGY family carbohydrate kinase, which translates to MTESAVLGVDSSTQSCKVEIRDLTTGELLGRGAAPHPPAFPPRSEQHPLEWVSALANATRAAIADCPRPPVIRAMSVAAQCHGLVLLDLHGNPLRAAKLWNDTTGAPALTALVDRIGVPAWINRTGSAPTAAFTIAKLAWVAEHEPEVLDRAAAVLLPHDYLTHWLTGRRVTDRSEASGTGYFDIRTGRWITDYLEMAGGVRDWDSMLPTVLAPCEPAGTLRPAAAEVLGLDGDVVVGPGGGDQHAAYLGLGLRDGDQYIGIGTSGVVATSSRTTVFDPLGMVDGVADLTGGYLPLVSTLNSARVSDVAARLLGTDLAGLADLALGAGDTQGPVLVPFLDGERKPDRPDARGAFADLTSHTTREELARAFVEGPLLSLMSARDSLRACGVDVSGAATAVGGGTRSPATLQMLADLLDDEVTVLDADEATARGACIQSAAVVTGRDIAGLVDLAKQWQPQQRHRVSPRHTGRDLTALRARWAELAASPLLESGAHR; encoded by the coding sequence ATGACCGAATCAGCTGTGCTGGGCGTGGATTCGTCGACGCAGTCGTGCAAAGTCGAGATCCGCGATCTGACCACCGGAGAACTGCTGGGTCGTGGTGCGGCGCCCCATCCGCCGGCGTTCCCACCCCGCAGCGAACAGCATCCGCTCGAATGGGTGTCGGCCCTCGCCAACGCCACCCGCGCTGCCATCGCCGACTGTCCCCGGCCACCGGTGATCCGCGCGATGTCGGTGGCCGCCCAGTGCCACGGTCTGGTCCTCCTCGACCTGCACGGCAACCCGCTGCGCGCGGCAAAGCTGTGGAACGACACCACCGGCGCCCCGGCACTGACCGCACTCGTCGACCGCATCGGTGTGCCGGCGTGGATCAACCGCACCGGGTCGGCGCCGACCGCGGCGTTCACCATCGCCAAACTCGCGTGGGTCGCCGAACACGAACCCGAGGTACTCGACCGGGCGGCGGCGGTCCTGCTTCCGCACGACTACCTGACGCACTGGTTGACGGGGCGCCGGGTGACCGATCGGTCCGAGGCGTCGGGCACCGGATACTTCGACATCCGGACCGGGCGTTGGATCACCGACTATCTGGAGATGGCCGGCGGTGTGCGGGACTGGGACTCGATGCTGCCGACGGTCCTCGCGCCGTGTGAGCCCGCAGGCACGCTGCGCCCGGCCGCCGCCGAGGTCCTCGGCCTCGACGGCGATGTGGTGGTCGGACCGGGCGGCGGCGACCAGCACGCCGCCTACCTCGGCCTGGGCCTGCGTGACGGCGATCAGTACATCGGCATCGGCACGTCGGGCGTGGTCGCAACGAGTTCGCGCACAACGGTTTTCGATCCGCTCGGCATGGTCGACGGGGTCGCCGACCTGACCGGTGGCTACCTGCCGCTGGTGAGCACCCTCAACTCGGCGCGGGTGTCCGACGTCGCCGCCCGGCTGCTGGGTACCGACCTGGCCGGGCTGGCCGACCTCGCGCTGGGCGCCGGCGACACGCAGGGGCCGGTGCTGGTGCCGTTCCTCGACGGCGAACGCAAACCCGACCGTCCGGACGCGCGCGGCGCCTTCGCCGACCTCACCTCGCACACCACCCGCGAGGAACTGGCGCGGGCGTTCGTGGAAGGGCCGCTGCTGTCGTTGATGAGCGCACGCGACAGTCTGCGCGCCTGCGGTGTGGACGTCAGCGGCGCCGCGACCGCGGTCGGTGGCGGCACCCGCTCCCCGGCCACCCTGCAGATGCTGGCCGATCTGCTCGACGACGAGGTCACCGTGCTCGACGCCGACGAGGCCACCGCGCGCGGAGCCTGCATCCAGTCCGCCGCCGTCGTGACAGGCCGCGACATCGCCGGACTCGTCGACCTCGCCAAACAGTGGCAACCGCAGCAGCGGCACCGCGTTTCGCCGCGGCACACCGGTCGCGACCTCACCGCGCTGCGGGCTCGCTGGGCGGAACTCGCGGCGTCGCCGCTGCTGGAGTCCGGAGCCCACCGGTGA
- a CDS encoding acetyl-CoA acetyltransferase — protein sequence MPSPAHTPVLVGYGQVNQHDDRPEIEPVDLMEAAAREAVDAKVLEAVDAVRVVNLLSWRYRDPGLLLAQRIGADKAVTRYTGIGGNVPQSLVNQACLDIQSGRAGVVLIAGAETWRTRTRLRAKNQKPNWTRQDESVPRAEGGDDNVPMAGDAENRIQLDRPSYVYPMFEQAVRIAAGETPDEHRRRIGELWAQFSAMAADNPHAWRRDALAADAIWQPGPDNRMISWPYPKLMNSNNMVDQGAVLVLTSVETARRLHIPSERWVFPHSGTDSHDTYAIGERAEFHRSPAIRIAGQRALELAGAAVDDLDLIDVYSCFPSAVQVAAIELGLPVGDPARPLTVTGGLTFAGGPWNNYVSHSIATMAERLTANPGQRGLITANGGYLTKHSFGVYGTEPPQREFRWEDVQSEVDREPTRTLAVEWSGVGRVESWTTPFGRDGVPEKAFLAVRTPDGARTLAVIRDPDDAAATVEGDIAGTAVTVHADGTARLAT from the coding sequence ATGCCTTCGCCCGCTCACACCCCGGTGCTCGTCGGCTATGGACAGGTGAACCAGCACGACGACCGGCCCGAGATCGAACCCGTCGATCTGATGGAGGCCGCGGCCCGTGAGGCGGTCGATGCGAAGGTGCTCGAAGCGGTCGACGCCGTGCGGGTGGTCAACCTGTTGTCCTGGCGCTACCGCGATCCGGGGCTGCTGCTGGCACAGCGCATCGGTGCGGACAAGGCGGTCACCCGCTACACGGGCATCGGTGGGAACGTACCGCAGAGCCTGGTCAATCAGGCGTGTCTGGACATCCAGTCCGGGCGGGCCGGGGTGGTTCTGATCGCCGGCGCCGAAACATGGCGTACCCGAACACGTTTGCGCGCCAAGAACCAGAAGCCCAACTGGACGCGCCAGGACGAGTCCGTGCCGCGGGCCGAGGGCGGCGACGACAACGTGCCGATGGCCGGGGACGCCGAGAACCGGATCCAGCTGGACCGGCCCTCCTATGTGTATCCGATGTTCGAACAGGCGGTGCGCATCGCAGCCGGTGAGACGCCCGACGAACACCGGCGCAGGATCGGCGAACTGTGGGCGCAGTTCTCCGCGATGGCCGCCGACAATCCGCACGCCTGGCGCCGCGACGCCCTGGCCGCCGACGCGATCTGGCAGCCCGGCCCGGACAACCGCATGATCAGCTGGCCCTATCCGAAGCTGATGAACTCCAACAACATGGTCGACCAGGGTGCGGTACTCGTACTGACGTCGGTCGAGACGGCACGGCGACTGCACATCCCTTCGGAGCGTTGGGTGTTCCCGCACTCGGGCACCGATTCGCACGACACCTACGCCATCGGCGAGCGCGCGGAGTTCCACCGGTCACCGGCGATCCGGATCGCCGGTCAGCGGGCGCTGGAGCTGGCGGGCGCCGCCGTCGACGACCTCGACCTGATCGACGTGTACTCGTGTTTCCCGTCGGCGGTGCAGGTCGCGGCCATCGAGCTGGGCCTGCCGGTGGGTGATCCGGCGCGTCCGCTCACGGTGACCGGGGGTTTGACGTTCGCCGGCGGTCCGTGGAACAACTACGTCTCGCACTCGATCGCGACGATGGCCGAACGGCTGACCGCCAACCCGGGGCAGCGCGGCCTGATCACCGCGAACGGGGGATACCTGACCAAGCACAGTTTCGGCGTGTACGGCACCGAGCCGCCCCAGCGCGAATTCCGTTGGGAAGACGTGCAATCCGAGGTGGACCGGGAGCCGACTCGCACGCTCGCAGTGGAGTGGTCCGGTGTCGGGAGGGTCGAGTCGTGGACCACGCCGTTCGGCCGTGACGGTGTGCCCGAGAAGGCTTTTCTCGCGGTGCGCACACCCGATGGCGCCCGCACGCTGGCGGTGATCCGGGACCCGGACGACGCCGCGGCAACCGTCGAGGGTGACATCGCCGGCACGGCAGTGACGGTGCACGCCGACGGCACCGCCCGCCTGGCTACTTGA
- a CDS encoding SIS domain-containing protein, with amino-acid sequence MTTLAGEVLAREAAAVAGLTGFVEEGVVAVARRLLEVTGKVVTTGAGTSGIMAERLAHLLSVCGTPALYLPAMDALHGGMGAVTPDDLVLAISKTGRSAELTSLTERLVERGVDVVAVTEDAASPFALAATQVQELPRTASDADPGGMIAMASTLVVGAWGDALAVVSMALRRHTLHDVVHSHPAGGVGARGHRPGDESAPVVRP; translated from the coding sequence TTGACGACTCTCGCCGGCGAGGTGCTCGCCCGTGAGGCCGCTGCGGTCGCCGGGCTCACCGGCTTCGTCGAGGAGGGTGTGGTCGCGGTGGCCCGTCGTCTGCTCGAGGTGACCGGCAAGGTGGTCACAACCGGCGCGGGCACGTCGGGGATCATGGCCGAACGCCTGGCCCACCTGCTGTCGGTGTGTGGCACCCCCGCCCTGTACCTGCCCGCCATGGACGCACTGCACGGCGGTATGGGCGCGGTGACCCCCGACGACCTGGTGCTGGCCATCTCCAAGACCGGCCGGTCGGCCGAGTTGACCAGCCTCACCGAGCGTCTGGTCGAACGCGGGGTCGACGTCGTGGCGGTCACCGAGGACGCCGCAAGCCCGTTCGCGCTGGCCGCGACGCAGGTCCAGGAACTACCCCGCACCGCGTCGGACGCCGACCCCGGCGGCATGATCGCGATGGCCAGCACACTGGTCGTCGGGGCCTGGGGTGACGCGCTCGCGGTGGTGTCGATGGCACTGCGCCGCCACACCCTGCACGACGTCGTGCACAGCCACCCCGCCGGTGGGGTCGGGGCCCGCGGGCACCGCCCCGGCGACGAGTCGGCGCCGGTGGTGCGCCCATGA
- a CDS encoding NAD(P)-dependent alcohol dehydrogenase: MTAVQDGTMRASVMTGVGMLQIEERPVPAPGPHEVLVEVAAVGVCGSDVHYYRHGRIGDFVVEEPMILGHELSGRIAAVGEGVDAGRVGERVAVEPQHPCRRCKQCKAGRYNLCPEMKFYATPPIDGAFCRYVVIDDDFAHAVPDSMSDDAAALLEPLSVAITTMRKAGIVPGSSVLIAGAGPIGVICAQAARAFGAARIVVTDLVPSRREKALAFGATEVLDPTAVDVSTIEPVDAFVDATGVPAAVVSGIKAVGPAGRVVLVGMGADEYALPVSHIANLEITVTGVFRYTDTWPAAIHLVNSGAVDLDAMVTGRYDLEHVADALDSDTDPASLKSIVNPS, encoded by the coding sequence ATGACAGCTGTACAGGACGGCACCATGCGCGCGAGCGTCATGACCGGAGTGGGCATGCTGCAGATCGAGGAGCGGCCGGTGCCGGCTCCGGGTCCGCACGAAGTGCTCGTCGAGGTGGCCGCGGTCGGGGTGTGTGGATCGGACGTGCACTACTACCGCCACGGCCGGATCGGCGACTTCGTCGTCGAGGAGCCGATGATCCTCGGCCACGAACTGTCCGGGCGCATCGCCGCCGTCGGCGAGGGCGTGGATGCCGGCCGGGTGGGGGAGCGCGTCGCGGTGGAGCCGCAGCATCCGTGCCGTCGCTGCAAGCAGTGCAAGGCCGGCCGCTACAACCTGTGCCCCGAGATGAAGTTCTACGCCACCCCGCCGATCGACGGCGCGTTCTGCCGCTACGTCGTCATCGACGACGACTTCGCCCACGCCGTACCGGATTCGATGTCCGACGACGCCGCCGCGCTGCTCGAACCCCTGTCGGTGGCCATCACCACGATGCGGAAAGCGGGGATAGTCCCCGGATCGTCTGTCCTGATCGCCGGTGCAGGCCCGATCGGCGTCATCTGCGCGCAGGCGGCCCGCGCGTTCGGCGCCGCCCGCATCGTCGTCACCGACCTGGTGCCGTCGCGCCGGGAGAAGGCGTTGGCGTTCGGCGCCACCGAGGTGCTCGACCCCACGGCGGTCGACGTGTCGACCATCGAACCCGTCGACGCGTTCGTCGACGCCACCGGGGTTCCCGCGGCTGTGGTCAGCGGCATCAAGGCCGTCGGCCCGGCCGGCAGGGTGGTCCTGGTCGGCATGGGTGCCGACGAGTACGCTCTGCCGGTCAGCCACATCGCGAATCTCGAGATCACCGTCACCGGTGTCTTCCGCTACACCGACACCTGGCCTGCGGCAATACATCTCGTCAACTCCGGCGCCGTGGATCTCGACGCCATGGTCACCGGCCGCTACGACCTGGAACACGTGGCCGACGCCCTCGACAGTGACACCGACCCAGCCAGCCTCAAGTCGATTGTGAACCCCTCATGA
- a CDS encoding phosphoketolase family protein: protein MSETTLSPTLSDEDLRLLDAYWRAANYLSVGQIYLLDNPLLREDLSAEHIKPRLLGHWGTTPGLNLVYAHLNRIIRERDSNIIYITGPGHGGPGLVANAYLEGTYSEVYTGITEDADGLRKLFRQFSFPGGIPSHVAAETPGSIHEGGELGYALVHAYGAAFDNPDLVVACVVGDGEAETGPLAASWHSNKFLDPVTDGAVLPILHLNSYKIANPTVLSRIPQEELESLFYGYGYRPITVAGDDPANVHQQLAAALDECFDQIAAIQRAARLDEEPGRPLWPMIILRTPKGWTGPEKVDGKKVEGTWRSHQVPLSDTHTNPEHMALLEEWLRSYRPEELFGDDGTLVPELKALAPSGTRRMSDNPHANGGVLLRDLDLPDFRDYAVPVERPGSESAEATRVLGTFLRDIIVRNPDRFRLMGPDETASNRLSPVFEVSDKAWMAEISPDDEHLAPAGRVMEVLSEHLCQGWLEGYLLTGRHGLFNCYEAFVHIVDSMVNQHAKWLSSSAHLSWRRPIASLNYLLTSHVWRQDHNGASHQDPGFIDHVANKRSEVVRVYLPPDANTLLSVGDHCLRSRQYVNVIVAGKQPALTYLSMDEAVAHCARGLGIWEWASTTTGEPDVVLACAGDIPTLETVAAADILRRHLPDLKVRVVNVVDIMRLQPDSEHPHGLSDREFDSIFTKDKPVIFAYHGYPWLIHRLAYRHANHEQLHVRGFKERGTTTTPFDMVMLNDLDRFHLVMDVIDRVDGLENSAAGLRQEMADARLAARTYTREHGEDDPAISGWTWDSGYQPGGTQSMAQDTGDNE from the coding sequence ATGAGTGAAACCACGCTGTCCCCCACCCTGTCCGACGAGGACCTCCGGCTCCTCGACGCCTACTGGAGGGCCGCCAACTACCTGTCCGTCGGGCAGATCTACCTGCTGGACAACCCCCTGCTCCGCGAGGATCTGAGCGCGGAACACATCAAACCGCGACTGCTCGGGCACTGGGGCACCACACCTGGTCTCAACCTCGTCTACGCACACCTCAACAGGATCATCCGTGAACGCGACTCCAACATCATCTACATCACCGGACCGGGACACGGCGGCCCCGGCCTGGTGGCCAATGCGTATCTCGAGGGCACGTACAGCGAGGTCTACACCGGCATAACCGAGGACGCCGACGGGCTGCGAAAACTGTTCCGCCAGTTCTCCTTTCCCGGTGGGATCCCCAGCCACGTGGCGGCGGAGACCCCCGGCTCGATCCACGAGGGCGGTGAGCTGGGCTATGCGCTGGTGCACGCCTACGGTGCCGCCTTCGACAATCCGGATCTGGTGGTCGCCTGCGTGGTCGGTGACGGAGAGGCCGAGACCGGGCCACTGGCCGCGAGCTGGCACTCCAACAAGTTCCTCGATCCGGTGACCGATGGCGCGGTGCTGCCGATCCTGCATCTGAACAGCTACAAGATCGCCAACCCCACGGTGCTCTCGCGGATCCCCCAGGAGGAACTGGAGTCGCTGTTCTACGGCTACGGGTACCGGCCGATCACCGTCGCGGGCGACGACCCCGCCAACGTCCACCAGCAGTTGGCGGCCGCGCTCGACGAATGCTTCGACCAGATCGCCGCGATCCAGCGGGCCGCCCGCCTGGACGAGGAGCCTGGCCGCCCGCTGTGGCCGATGATCATCCTGCGCACACCGAAGGGCTGGACCGGCCCCGAGAAGGTCGACGGCAAGAAGGTGGAGGGCACCTGGCGGTCGCACCAGGTGCCGCTGTCGGACACCCATACCAACCCCGAGCACATGGCCCTGCTCGAGGAATGGCTCCGCAGCTACCGGCCCGAGGAACTCTTCGGCGACGACGGCACGCTGGTCCCCGAACTCAAGGCGCTCGCCCCGAGCGGAACCCGCCGGATGAGTGACAACCCGCACGCCAACGGCGGCGTGCTGCTGCGCGACCTCGACCTTCCCGACTTCCGCGACTACGCGGTTCCGGTCGAACGGCCCGGCTCCGAAAGCGCCGAGGCCACCCGCGTGCTCGGTACCTTCCTGCGCGACATCATCGTCCGCAACCCCGACCGGTTCCGGCTCATGGGTCCTGACGAGACGGCTTCCAACCGGTTGTCACCGGTGTTCGAGGTCAGCGACAAGGCGTGGATGGCCGAGATCAGCCCCGACGACGAACACCTCGCACCCGCCGGGCGGGTCATGGAGGTGCTGTCCGAGCACCTGTGCCAGGGCTGGCTCGAGGGTTACCTGCTGACCGGGCGGCACGGGTTGTTCAACTGCTACGAGGCCTTCGTCCACATCGTCGACTCGATGGTCAACCAGCACGCGAAATGGCTCTCGAGCAGTGCACACCTGAGCTGGCGGCGGCCGATCGCCTCGCTCAACTATCTGCTGACCTCCCACGTCTGGCGGCAGGACCACAACGGGGCCTCGCATCAGGATCCCGGGTTCATCGACCACGTCGCCAACAAGCGGTCCGAGGTGGTGCGGGTCTACCTGCCGCCGGACGCCAACACGCTGCTGTCCGTCGGCGATCACTGCCTGCGCAGCCGCCAGTACGTCAACGTCATCGTGGCCGGGAAACAGCCGGCGCTGACCTACCTGTCGATGGACGAGGCCGTCGCGCACTGCGCGCGCGGGCTGGGGATCTGGGAGTGGGCGAGCACCACGACCGGCGAACCGGACGTCGTCCTCGCCTGCGCGGGCGACATCCCGACCCTCGAGACGGTGGCCGCCGCCGACATCCTGCGCCGGCACCTGCCGGACCTGAAGGTACGCGTGGTCAACGTCGTGGACATCATGCGGCTACAGCCCGACTCCGAGCACCCGCACGGGTTGTCCGACCGGGAGTTCGACTCCATCTTCACCAAGGACAAGCCGGTGATCTTCGCCTACCACGGCTACCCCTGGCTCATTCACCGGCTGGCCTACCGGCACGCCAACCACGAACAGCTGCACGTGCGCGGGTTCAAGGAGCGCGGCACCACGACCACGCCGTTCGACATGGTGATGCTCAACGACCTCGACCGCTTCCATCTGGTGATGGACGTCATCGATCGCGTCGACGGGCTGGAGAACAGCGCGGCGGGGCTACGCCAGGAGATGGCCGACGCCCGGCTGGCCGCGCGCACCTACACCCGGGAGCACGGGGAGGACGACCCGGCGATCTCGGGCTGGACGTGGGATAGCGGCTATCAGCCCGGCGGAACACAGTCGATGGCGCAGGACACCGGCGACAACGAGTAG
- a CDS encoding CPBP family intramembrane glutamic endopeptidase, producing MTVVSSPPALPRMRVYADIAVVVAVLAATNLIAHFTTPWASIATVPAAAVGLLILIRRRGLDWSELGLGREHWRSGAGYALAAVAVVLSVIAVGALLPWTRPMFMNNNYATISGALIASMVVIPLQTVIPEELAFRGVLHGALTRAWGFRGVAAAGSLLFGLWHIATSLGLTSSNVGFTRLFGSGVAGTVAGVLLAVVATGFAGFVFTWLRKRSGSLLAPIALHWSLNGMGALAAALVWQLSG from the coding sequence ATGACTGTTGTTTCCTCTCCGCCGGCGCTGCCCAGGATGCGGGTCTACGCCGACATCGCCGTCGTCGTCGCCGTACTGGCCGCCACCAACCTGATCGCGCACTTCACCACTCCGTGGGCGAGCATCGCGACCGTGCCTGCGGCGGCGGTGGGGCTGTTGATCCTGATCCGCAGGCGCGGGCTGGACTGGTCCGAACTCGGCCTGGGCCGCGAGCACTGGCGCTCCGGGGCCGGTTACGCGCTGGCTGCCGTGGCCGTGGTGCTCTCGGTGATCGCGGTCGGGGCGCTGCTGCCGTGGACCCGGCCGATGTTCATGAACAACAACTACGCCACCATCTCCGGGGCGCTGATCGCCTCGATGGTCGTGATCCCCCTGCAGACGGTGATCCCCGAAGAGCTGGCATTCCGCGGGGTGCTGCACGGGGCGCTCACCCGCGCCTGGGGTTTCCGCGGGGTGGCCGCCGCAGGCTCACTGCTGTTCGGGCTCTGGCATATCGCCACGTCCCTTGGCCTGACCAGCAGCAACGTCGGGTTCACCCGGCTGTTCGGGAGTGGAGTGGCCGGTACGGTCGCTGGCGTCCTGCTCGCCGTCGTCGCGACCGGTTTCGCCGGCTTCGTGTTCACCTGGCTACGGAAGCGCAGCGGCAGCCTGCTGGCGCCGATCGCGCTGCACTGGTCGCTGAACGGGATGGGCGCGCTGGCGGCCGCGCTGGTCTGGCAGCTGTCGGGCTGA
- a CDS encoding SDR family oxidoreductase — MTDAELTVDLDFSLTGKVALVTGGASGIGAAIAEAFAVKGARVAVADLNESGAQATATALSTDSRGFRCDVSDPGSVTATVDAVTETFGRLDILVNSAGIARLAPAEELSLADWESTIDINLKGTFLMCQAAGRRMLTSGGGSIVNLASQAATVALDQHVAYCASKFGVVGVSKVLAAEWGGRGVRVNTISPTVVLTELGHRAWDGPRGDALKALIPIGRFAYPAEIAAAAVFLASDAAAMITGADLVVDGGYTIK, encoded by the coding sequence ATGACCGACGCCGAACTGACTGTGGATCTGGACTTCTCGTTGACGGGGAAGGTCGCACTGGTCACCGGCGGCGCGTCGGGCATCGGGGCGGCGATCGCGGAAGCGTTCGCCGTCAAGGGCGCCCGTGTGGCGGTGGCCGACCTGAACGAATCGGGCGCGCAGGCAACCGCCACGGCACTGTCCACCGATAGCCGTGGATTCCGTTGCGACGTCAGCGATCCCGGGTCGGTCACGGCCACGGTCGACGCGGTGACCGAGACTTTCGGCAGGCTCGACATCCTGGTCAACAGTGCCGGAATCGCCCGCCTCGCTCCCGCCGAGGAACTGTCGCTCGCCGACTGGGAGTCGACCATCGACATCAACCTCAAGGGCACGTTCTTGATGTGTCAGGCGGCGGGCCGCCGGATGCTCACCTCCGGTGGCGGCAGCATCGTCAACCTCGCGTCGCAGGCCGCCACCGTCGCGCTGGACCAGCACGTCGCCTACTGCGCATCGAAGTTCGGAGTGGTCGGTGTGTCCAAGGTGCTGGCCGCCGAATGGGGCGGCCGCGGGGTGCGGGTCAACACGATCTCACCGACAGTGGTGCTCACCGAACTGGGCCACCGGGCCTGGGACGGCCCCCGCGGTGACGCCCTCAAGGCGCTCATCCCGATCGGGCGCTTCGCCTACCCGGCCGAGATCGCCGCGGCGGCAGTGTTTCTCGCCTCGGACGCGGCGGCGATGATCACCGGCGCCGACCTGGTGGTCGACGGCGGCTACACCATCAAGTAG